One window of the Peptacetobacter hiranonis genome contains the following:
- the pyrF gene encoding orotidine-5'-phosphate decarboxylase, with the protein MVNGKEKLIVAIDTDNFEKAKEMIDKLEDSVDIFKVGLEQYVATRGKTLDYLKEKGKKVFLDLKFHDIPNTMKSAVKAAVRDNVWLMTIHVSDMEGMRQCAEIAKEEAERLNIEKPLIVGVTVLTSLSNEDLQDIGCSMTAEELVIKRAKLAQKAGIDGVVCSAREVDKIVEICGDDFVTVCPGIRPATAEIGDQKRVVTPSDAIRRGAKYIVVGRPITQAENPKEAAESIVREIENA; encoded by the coding sequence ATGGTTAATGGGAAAGAAAAACTGATAGTGGCGATTGACACTGACAATTTCGAAAAAGCAAAAGAAATGATAGACAAATTAGAAGATAGTGTTGATATATTCAAAGTTGGTCTAGAACAGTACGTTGCTACAAGAGGTAAAACTCTTGATTATTTAAAAGAAAAAGGGAAAAAAGTATTCCTAGATTTAAAATTCCACGATATACCAAATACTATGAAAAGTGCGGTAAAAGCAGCAGTTAGAGATAATGTTTGGCTAATGACAATACACGTTTCTGACATGGAAGGAATGAGACAGTGTGCTGAAATAGCTAAAGAAGAAGCTGAAAGATTAAATATAGAAAAACCTCTAATAGTAGGTGTAACAGTGCTTACTTCATTAAGCAACGAAGACCTTCAGGATATCGGATGCAGTATGACTGCTGAAGAATTAGTTATAAAGAGAGCAAAATTAGCTCAGAAGGCTGGAATAGACGGTGTTGTTTGTTCAGCTAGAGAAGTAGATAAGATAGTTGAAATATGTGGAGATGATTTTGTCACAGTTTGCCCTGGTATAAGACCTGCAACAGCAGAAATAGGGGATCAGAAAAGAGTAGTAACTCCTTCAGATGCAATAAGAAGAGGAGCTAAATATATAGTTGTAGGTAGACCTATAACACAGGCTGAAAATCCTAAAGAAGCAGCTGAAAGTATAGTAAGAGAAATAGAAAATGCGTAG
- the carA gene encoding glutamine-hydrolyzing carbamoyl-phosphate synthase small subunit: MKCKLILENGTVFEGKAFGYEKETVGEVVFNTSMAGYEELLTDPTYRGQFVVMTYPLVGNYGINLEDVESNGVHAKALIVRNKCDSPNNFRCEMDLDMYMKQNKIVGIEGIDTRALTKMITANGTMKAVIAYEDKDEAELKEKFASYCNKDAVKEVTCKDVKKIDGTGRRVAILDLGVKNSVVEALKAYGCDITIFPATTPAEKILSVNPDVVLLSNGPGNPEDADFAVEAAKKIAGVKPLVGIGLGHQVIALALGGKIDKLPFGHRGASVPVKNMETGRVLITTQHHGFNVAEMPENTEVTYTSLNDGSIEGLKHKELPIMSVQFIPAFTSTDDKECVYGKFLAL, from the coding sequence ATGAAATGCAAATTAATATTAGAAAACGGAACAGTTTTTGAAGGAAAGGCTTTTGGATACGAAAAAGAAACTGTAGGAGAGGTAGTATTCAATACTTCAATGGCAGGGTATGAAGAACTTCTTACTGACCCAACATACAGAGGACAGTTTGTAGTTATGACTTATCCACTAGTAGGAAACTATGGAATAAACTTAGAGGATGTAGAATCTAATGGAGTGCATGCAAAAGCACTTATAGTTAGAAATAAATGCGATAGTCCTAACAACTTCAGATGTGAAATGGACTTAGATATGTATATGAAACAGAATAAAATAGTAGGTATAGAAGGTATAGATACTAGAGCGCTTACTAAAATGATAACAGCTAACGGAACAATGAAAGCTGTTATAGCTTACGAAGATAAAGACGAAGCAGAATTAAAAGAAAAATTTGCTTCTTACTGTAATAAAGATGCAGTTAAAGAAGTAACTTGCAAAGATGTTAAAAAAATAGATGGAACAGGAAGAAGAGTAGCTATATTAGATTTAGGTGTAAAAAACAGTGTTGTTGAAGCACTTAAAGCATATGGATGCGATATAACAATATTCCCAGCTACTACTCCAGCTGAAAAAATACTTAGCGTAAATCCAGACGTTGTATTATTATCAAATGGACCTGGAAATCCAGAAGATGCTGACTTTGCAGTTGAAGCAGCTAAAAAAATAGCAGGTGTTAAACCACTTGTAGGTATAGGTCTAGGACATCAGGTTATAGCTTTAGCTCTTGGTGGAAAAATAGATAAATTACCATTTGGACACAGAGGAGCAAGTGTTCCAGTTAAAAATATGGAAACAGGTAGAGTATTAATAACTACTCAGCATCATGGATTCAATGTAGCTGAAATGCCTGAAAACACAGAAGTAACTTATACAAGTCTTAACGATGGATCTATAGAAGGTTTAAAACATAAAGAACTTCCTATAATGAGTGTACAGTTTATACCAGCATTCACATCAACAGACGACAAAGAATGCGTATACGGTAAATTCCTTGCATTATAA
- the carB gene encoding carbamoyl-phosphate synthase large subunit: MPKIDSIKKTLVLGSGPIIIGQAAEFDYSGTQACQALKEEGIEVVLINSNPATIMTDKEIADKIYIEPLTLEFIEKIIEKERPDSLLAGMGGQTGLNLAVELYESGILDKYGVKVIGTSVESIKKGEDRDIFREVMREINQPVIESDIVTTLEDGLAYANKIGYPLVVRPAYTLGGTGGGIAENEEELKEILVHGLQLSPVSQVLLEKSIKGWKEIEYEVMRDSIGNSIVICNMENVDPVGVHTGDSIVVAPTQTLSAKECAMLKKASLDILNAVEVQGGCNVQFALNPDSFEYAVIEINPRVSRSSALASKATGYPIAKVSAKIALGYTLDEIENAVTKKTKACFEPSVDYVVAKIPKWPFDKFKKADKRLGTKMMATGEIMSIGSNFEAAILKGIRSLEIGKYSLVHAPSEQRSLEELKARVVVPDDERLFDIAEMIRRGYKVEMIEQITKMDKWFLDRFKWIVEQEEKLKGMKIEDLTKEYLLELKKKGFSDKGISDLMKINPEQLYELRMLYNIKPAYKMVDTCAGEVDALSPYYYSTYEEYDEATVSDKKKVIVLGSGPIRIGQGIEFDYCSVHCVKSLRKQGIETIIINNNPETVSTDFDTSDKLYFEPLTEEEVLNIIEKENPDGVILQFGGQTAIKLAKFLHEKHIPILGTDFEDIDAAEDREKFDELLERLDINRPKGRGVWTVEEGLEVAHNLGFPVLVRPSYVLGGQGMEITYDEARLVQYLEAAFERDSKNPVLIDKYLTGREIEVDAICDKEDILIPGIMEHLERAGVHSGDSITMYPSQNISDRIKEKILDYTKKIALDLNVIGMVNIQFIEFQNELYIIEVNPRASRTVPYISKVSGVPIVDLATKCMLGAKLKDLGYGTGVYKTPDIVSVKVPVFSMAKLAQVEVSLGPEMKSTGEVLGVGANLEEALYKGFLAAGKGIADERGCVLATINNHDKEEFIEIAKDMKDLGYTFMATEGTAKALRENGIEVETVNRVEEARPNILDAIRNKQVDMVINTPTKGNDSNRDGFKIRRTAIEFSTEVMTSLDTLKAMVDVKKQHIDKDTLKVYNISEI, translated from the coding sequence ATGCCTAAAATAGACAGTATAAAGAAAACATTAGTACTTGGGTCAGGACCTATAATAATAGGACAGGCTGCAGAGTTTGACTATTCTGGAACTCAGGCTTGTCAGGCTTTAAAAGAAGAAGGGATAGAAGTTGTATTAATAAACTCTAACCCAGCTACAATAATGACAGATAAAGAAATAGCAGACAAAATATATATAGAACCACTTACTTTAGAATTCATAGAAAAAATAATAGAAAAAGAAAGACCAGACAGTTTACTTGCAGGAATGGGTGGACAGACAGGACTTAACTTAGCAGTTGAATTATATGAAAGTGGAATACTTGATAAATACGGAGTTAAAGTAATAGGTACTTCTGTTGAATCTATCAAAAAAGGTGAAGATAGAGATATATTCAGAGAAGTAATGAGAGAAATAAATCAGCCAGTTATAGAAAGTGATATAGTAACTACTCTTGAAGATGGTTTAGCTTATGCAAATAAAATAGGTTATCCATTAGTAGTTAGACCAGCTTATACACTAGGAGGAACTGGTGGTGGTATAGCTGAAAACGAAGAAGAATTAAAAGAAATATTAGTTCACGGTTTACAGCTAAGCCCAGTTAGCCAGGTACTTTTAGAAAAAAGTATAAAAGGTTGGAAAGAAATAGAATACGAAGTAATGAGAGATAGCATAGGAAACAGCATAGTTATATGTAACATGGAAAATGTTGACCCTGTTGGTGTTCATACAGGAGACAGTATAGTTGTTGCTCCAACTCAGACATTAAGTGCTAAAGAATGTGCAATGCTTAAAAAAGCATCTCTTGATATATTAAATGCAGTAGAAGTTCAGGGTGGATGTAACGTACAGTTCGCACTTAACCCAGATAGCTTCGAATATGCTGTTATAGAAATAAACCCAAGGGTTTCAAGATCATCAGCATTAGCATCAAAAGCAACTGGTTATCCAATAGCAAAAGTTTCTGCTAAGATAGCTCTTGGATATACATTAGATGAAATAGAAAATGCAGTAACTAAAAAGACTAAAGCTTGCTTCGAACCAAGTGTAGACTACGTAGTTGCTAAAATACCAAAATGGCCTTTCGATAAATTCAAGAAAGCTGATAAGAGATTAGGAACTAAGATGATGGCTACTGGAGAAATAATGAGTATAGGAAGCAACTTTGAAGCGGCTATACTTAAAGGTATAAGATCTCTAGAAATAGGAAAATATTCATTAGTTCATGCACCATCAGAACAGAGATCTCTAGAAGAATTAAAAGCTAGAGTAGTTGTTCCAGATGATGAAAGATTATTCGACATAGCTGAAATGATAAGAAGAGGCTACAAAGTTGAAATGATAGAACAAATAACTAAGATGGATAAATGGTTCTTAGATAGATTTAAATGGATAGTTGAACAGGAAGAAAAATTAAAAGGTATGAAAATAGAAGACCTTACTAAAGAATATCTTCTTGAATTAAAGAAAAAAGGATTCTCTGATAAAGGTATATCTGACTTAATGAAAATAAACCCAGAACAGTTATACGAATTAAGAATGCTTTACAATATAAAACCAGCTTACAAAATGGTTGATACATGTGCTGGAGAAGTAGATGCATTATCTCCATACTACTACTCAACTTATGAAGAATACGATGAAGCAACAGTAAGCGATAAGAAAAAAGTTATAGTTCTTGGATCTGGTCCAATAAGAATAGGACAGGGTATAGAATTCGACTACTGCTCAGTTCACTGTGTTAAATCATTAAGAAAACAGGGAATAGAAACAATAATAATAAACAACAACCCTGAAACTGTATCAACAGACTTCGATACTTCTGATAAATTATACTTCGAACCATTAACAGAAGAAGAAGTTCTTAACATAATAGAAAAAGAAAACCCAGACGGAGTTATACTTCAGTTCGGTGGACAGACTGCTATAAAACTAGCTAAATTCCTTCACGAAAAACATATACCAATATTAGGTACTGATTTCGAAGATATAGATGCAGCTGAAGATAGAGAAAAATTCGATGAATTACTAGAAAGATTAGACATAAATAGACCAAAAGGTAGAGGTGTATGGACTGTTGAAGAAGGTCTTGAAGTTGCTCACAACTTAGGATTCCCAGTACTTGTTAGACCATCATACGTACTTGGTGGACAGGGTATGGAAATAACTTACGATGAAGCTAGATTAGTTCAGTACTTAGAAGCAGCATTTGAAAGAGATAGTAAAAACCCAGTTCTTATAGATAAATACTTAACTGGTAGAGAAATAGAAGTTGACGCTATATGCGATAAAGAAGATATATTAATACCTGGTATAATGGAACACCTTGAAAGAGCAGGGGTTCACTCAGGAGACAGTATAACAATGTACCCAAGCCAGAATATATCTGACAGAATAAAAGAAAAAATATTAGACTACACTAAAAAAATAGCTCTAGACCTAAATGTTATAGGTATGGTTAACATTCAGTTCATAGAATTCCAGAATGAATTATACATAATAGAAGTTAACCCAAGAGCAAGTAGAACTGTACCATATATATCAAAAGTTTCAGGTGTGCCAATAGTAGACCTTGCAACTAAATGTATGTTAGGTGCTAAATTAAAAGACCTTGGATACGGAACAGGAGTATACAAAACTCCAGATATAGTATCTGTTAAAGTACCAGTATTCTCAATGGCAAAACTTGCTCAGGTTGAAGTATCACTAGGGCCTGAAATGAAATCAACAGGGGAAGTTCTTGGAGTAGGTGCTAACTTAGAAGAAGCATTATACAAAGGATTCCTTGCAGCTGGCAAAGGTATAGCTGATGAAAGAGGTTGCGTACTTGCTACAATAAATAACCACGATAAAGAAGAGTTCATAGAAATAGCTAAAGATATGAAAGATCTTGGATATACTTTCATGGCTACAGAAGGAACAGCTAAAGCATTAAGAGAAAACGGAATAGAAGTTGAAACTGTAAATAGAGTAGAAGAAGCTAGACCAAATATACTTGACGCTATAAGAAATAAACAGGTAGATATGGTTATAAATACTCCTACAAAAGGTAACGACTCTAACAGAGATGGATTCAAGATAAGAAGAACTGCTATAGAATTCTCTACAGAAGTTATGACTTCTCTTGATACATTAAAAGCAATGGTAGATGTTAAGAAACAGCATATAGATAAAGATACGCTAAAAGTTTACAACATATCAGAAATATAA
- a CDS encoding class I SAM-dependent methyltransferase produces MLILADSWKDYELIDMGNGEKLERWGDIVLRRPDPQVVWPMEKEWSLWKNPHGHYHRSNRGGGSWEQKKKYPESWTINYKNLKFNIRPTGFKHTGLFPEQAANWDWMIDKIKKAKRPIKVLNLFAYTGGATVACASAGAEVCHVDAAKGMVNWAKDNIALSGLQNQTVRFIVDDVVKFVEREIRRGRKYDAIIMDPPSYGRGPKGEVWKIEDKLYDFVELCMGVLSDDPLFFLINSYTTGFSPIVLENVLSTTIGKKVKGGQIYGGEVGIPASRDGKILPCGIFGRWER; encoded by the coding sequence ATGTTAATTTTAGCAGATAGTTGGAAAGATTATGAGCTTATAGACATGGGTAACGGAGAAAAGCTAGAGAGATGGGGAGATATCGTCCTTAGAAGACCAGACCCACAGGTTGTTTGGCCAATGGAAAAAGAATGGTCATTATGGAAAAATCCACACGGACACTACCACAGAAGTAATAGAGGTGGAGGTTCTTGGGAGCAGAAGAAAAAATATCCAGAAAGCTGGACAATAAACTACAAGAATTTAAAATTCAATATAAGACCTACAGGATTTAAACATACAGGTCTTTTCCCAGAACAGGCAGCAAACTGGGATTGGATGATAGATAAAATAAAGAAAGCAAAAAGACCTATAAAGGTTTTAAATTTATTTGCATATACTGGTGGAGCAACTGTTGCTTGTGCTTCAGCTGGGGCAGAAGTTTGCCACGTTGATGCAGCAAAAGGTATGGTAAACTGGGCAAAAGATAATATAGCATTATCTGGACTTCAGAATCAGACAGTAAGATTTATAGTAGATGATGTTGTTAAATTCGTTGAAAGAGAAATAAGAAGAGGAAGAAAATACGATGCTATAATAATGGACCCACCTTCATACGGAAGAGGACCAAAAGGTGAAGTATGGAAAATAGAAGATAAATTATACGATTTCGTTGAATTATGTATGGGTGTATTATCTGATGATCCATTATTCTTCTTAATAAACTCTTATACTACAGGATTTTCTCCAATAGTACTTGAAAACGTACTTTCTACTACTATAGGAAAGAAAGTAAAAGGTGGACAGATATACGGTGGAGAAGTTGGAATACCAGCATCTAGAGATGGTAAAATACTTCCTTGTGGTATATTTGGGAGATGGGAGAGATAG
- a CDS encoding RluA family pseudouridine synthase, with translation MSSVNINVLYEDNHLLVVEKPVNILSQGDNTNDKDMVNLLKAYLKEKYNKPGNVYLGLVHRLDRPVGGAMVFAKTSKAASRLSEQVRNKTFKKTYRAVINGKMRKQSDTLKDYLYKNKKTNMVSVVSESHKDSKYAELSYATLAFKDKMSLVQIDLKTGRPHQIRVQFASRNNPLVGDQRYGKNSKVGQQIALWSYKIEIVHPVTKEKMEFVCEPPKEYPWNVFDK, from the coding sequence TTGTCTAGTGTAAATATAAATGTACTTTATGAAGATAATCATCTTTTAGTAGTTGAAAAGCCTGTAAATATTCTTTCTCAGGGCGATAATACAAATGATAAGGATATGGTTAATCTATTAAAGGCATATCTTAAAGAAAAGTATAATAAGCCGGGGAATGTTTATTTAGGGTTAGTTCATAGACTTGATAGACCTGTTGGAGGTGCGATGGTATTTGCCAAGACTTCTAAGGCGGCATCTAGACTTTCTGAGCAGGTTAGAAATAAGACGTTTAAAAAGACTTATAGAGCGGTTATCAATGGAAAGATGAGAAAACAGAGTGATACTTTAAAGGATTATCTTTATAAGAATAAGAAAACTAATATGGTTAGTGTGGTTTCTGAAAGCCATAAGGATTCTAAGTACGCTGAGCTTAGCTACGCAACTCTAGCATTTAAGGATAAGATGAGTCTAGTTCAGATAGATTTAAAGACTGGTAGGCCACATCAGATTAGAGTTCAGTTTGCTTCAAGAAACAATCCTCTTGTTGGTGATCAGAGATATGGTAAAAATAGCAAGGTAGGTCAGCAGATAGCGCTTTGGTCTTATAAGATTGAGATAGTTCATCCTGTTACTAAAGAGAAGATGGAGTTTGTCTGTGAGCCACCAAAAGAATATCCATGGAATGTTTTTGATAAGTAG
- a CDS encoding peptide arginase family protein: MERYNGFFIEKPVGNNIFSFEERENKKIFVPKLIKGDLDDVREGTEIVFNEIDEDTEFKAYGIENMVRMDTEDGKRVYIFDNHNHSFYFWMKCLKEGLFNRGCTLVHVDQHKDTRVPLNYDVDVDDLDDVFRYTNEVLNVGSFIKPAMEHEIFSELIIMDSSYSLKEEVRGEYVLDIDLDIFSRDMDYIPFSDRFDRIQELIKGANVITIATSPYFIEQDKAIKVLKELFNYDII; this comes from the coding sequence ATGGAAAGATATAATGGATTTTTTATAGAAAAACCAGTTGGAAATAATATTTTTTCCTTTGAAGAAAGGGAGAATAAGAAGATTTTTGTACCAAAGCTTATAAAAGGAGATTTGGATGATGTAAGGGAAGGTACAGAGATTGTTTTTAATGAGATAGATGAGGATACAGAGTTTAAGGCTTATGGTATAGAAAATATGGTTAGAATGGACACTGAAGATGGAAAGAGAGTGTATATTTTCGACAATCATAACCATTCGTTTTACTTCTGGATGAAGTGCCTTAAGGAAGGTCTTTTTAATAGAGGGTGTACTTTAGTGCATGTGGATCAGCACAAGGATACTAGAGTTCCGCTTAATTATGATGTAGATGTAGACGATTTAGACGATGTATTTAGATATACAAATGAAGTGCTTAATGTGGGAAGTTTTATTAAGCCTGCAATGGAGCATGAAATTTTTTCAGAGCTTATAATAATGGACAGTTCTTATAGTTTGAAGGAAGAGGTAAGAGGAGAATATGTGCTAGATATAGATTTAGATATATTCTCAAGGGATATGGATTATATACCTTTTTCTGATAGGTTTGATAGAATACAGGAGCTTATTAAAGGGGCTAATGTTATTACAATAGCTACTAGTCCGTACTTTATTGAACAAGATAAAGCTATAAAAGTATTAAAAGAACTGTTCAATTATGATATAATATAG
- a CDS encoding SEC-C metal-binding domain-containing protein encodes MSLYDAWKNLSETHENQEAEIEFWKDYLNVERDIYRKILEEKTETVEGKVADLAAKYETSPEYFMGFIDGISESLKEDLDLDAIEADGEVSIKIDWEKLFYNMCAVEAEWLYTLPEWEGILSDETRKELHKKYKKSKTIVKEHKVGRNDPCPCGSGKKYKKCCGKNA; translated from the coding sequence ATGAGTTTATATGATGCATGGAAAAACCTTAGTGAAACTCACGAAAACCAGGAAGCTGAAATAGAATTCTGGAAAGATTATTTAAACGTTGAGAGAGACATATACAGAAAAATATTAGAAGAAAAAACTGAAACTGTAGAAGGAAAAGTTGCTGATTTAGCAGCTAAATACGAAACATCTCCAGAATACTTCATGGGATTCATAGATGGAATAAGCGAAAGTTTAAAAGAAGATCTAGACCTAGATGCTATAGAAGCAGATGGGGAAGTATCTATAAAAATAGACTGGGAAAAATTATTCTACAATATGTGTGCTGTTGAAGCTGAATGGTTATATACTTTACCTGAATGGGAAGGTATACTTTCTGATGAAACAAGAAAAGAATTACATAAAAAATACAAAAAAAGCAAAACTATAGTTAAAGAACATAAAGTTGGAAGAAATGATCCATGTCCATGTGGAAGTGGTAAAAAATACAAAAAATGCTGTGGTAAAAACGCTTAG
- a CDS encoding LysR family transcriptional regulator yields the protein MKIEKLYYFESAARQKSFTKAASECLVAQPAISHSIKSLESELGFDVFVRDKKNISLTPQGEVFYNDVVKILDKYDKAVEKARDFSNYINKKIIIGLYGFSATIPMVPILKEFKQNFPEIELIFKRCHNTSCFESIYSGECDIIISYCCPDEFAYDDIYFKPLSEDSLLLAVPPESNLADKEYISTRDLLNADRNMHILDTYENHIRSFVSIPYEKLKIETDVELLHFSGFLNRDIIFTTQSEMDFFHESDYIIKEIKNISSKAIHGIFYKKNNLNPLVHEFVNTL from the coding sequence ATGAAAATAGAAAAATTATATTATTTTGAAAGCGCTGCTAGACAAAAAAGCTTCACAAAAGCTGCTAGTGAATGCCTTGTTGCGCAGCCAGCTATAAGTCATAGCATAAAAAGTTTAGAATCTGAACTTGGGTTTGATGTCTTTGTAAGAGACAAAAAAAATATCTCTCTAACACCACAGGGCGAGGTCTTTTATAACGATGTTGTTAAAATCCTAGATAAATATGACAAAGCTGTAGAAAAAGCGAGAGATTTCTCTAACTATATAAACAAAAAAATAATAATAGGTCTATATGGATTTAGCGCTACAATTCCTATGGTACCTATCTTAAAAGAATTCAAACAAAATTTCCCAGAAATAGAATTAATATTCAAAAGATGCCATAACACTAGTTGTTTTGAATCTATATATTCTGGAGAATGTGACATAATAATATCTTACTGCTGCCCAGATGAATTCGCATACGATGATATATACTTTAAACCTTTGTCAGAAGACTCTTTACTACTTGCAGTACCACCAGAGTCTAATCTAGCTGATAAAGAATATATATCTACCAGAGACCTTCTAAATGCGGATAGAAACATGCACATCTTAGATACATACGAAAACCACATAAGAAGCTTTGTATCTATACCTTATGAAAAACTAAAAATAGAAACAGATGTAGAACTTCTTCACTTCTCTGGTTTTCTAAATAGAGATATAATATTTACCACACAATCAGAAATGGACTTCTTCCACGAATCTGACTACATAATAAAAGAAATTAAGAACATTAGTTCAAAAGCAATACATGGAATTTTTTACAAAAAGAACAATCTCAACCCATTAGTTCATGAATTTGTAAATACACTTTAA